One segment of Kryptolebias marmoratus isolate JLee-2015 linkage group LG23, ASM164957v2, whole genome shotgun sequence DNA contains the following:
- the LOC108229020 gene encoding aldehyde oxidase 1-like isoform X2, with protein MVYKPSMMREYCKQVTEEHADPETTLLSFLRDELRLTGTKSGCGGGGCGACTVMVSRYRPATRTVVHFSANACLLPLCQLHGAAVTTAEGVGGSRTRIHPVQVAPPVFFLFP; from the exons ATGGTCTACAAACCATCAATGATGAGAGAATACTGCAAACAG GTGACAGAGGAGCACGCCGACCCTGAAACCACGCTGCTGTCCTTCCTCCGAGACGAGC TCAGGTTAACTGGAACCAAGTCCGGCTGCGGCGGGGGAGGATGTGGGGCGTGCACGGTGATGGTGTCGCGCTACCGCCCTGCAACCAGAACCGTCGT ACATTTCTCGGCCAACGCCTGCCTGCTGCCGCTCTGTCAGCTCCACGGAGCCGCCGTCACCACGGCGGAGGGCGTGGGCggctccaggaccaggatccaCCCGGTGCAGGTCGCCCCACCTGTCTTCTTTCTCTTCCCATAG
- the LOC108229020 gene encoding aldehyde oxidase 3-like isoform X1: MSAKKGDTLCVFINGKKVTEEHADPETTLLSFLRDELRLTGTKSGCGGGGCGACTVMVSRYRPATRTVVHFSANACLLPLCQLHGAAVTTAEGVGGSRTRIHPVQVAPPVFFLFP, from the exons ATGTCTGCAAAGAAAGGAGACACTCTGTGCGTCTTTATCAACGGGAAAAAG GTGACAGAGGAGCACGCCGACCCTGAAACCACGCTGCTGTCCTTCCTCCGAGACGAGC TCAGGTTAACTGGAACCAAGTCCGGCTGCGGCGGGGGAGGATGTGGGGCGTGCACGGTGATGGTGTCGCGCTACCGCCCTGCAACCAGAACCGTCGT ACATTTCTCGGCCAACGCCTGCCTGCTGCCGCTCTGTCAGCTCCACGGAGCCGCCGTCACCACGGCGGAGGGCGTGGGCggctccaggaccaggatccaCCCGGTGCAGGTCGCCCCACCTGTCTTCTTTCTCTTCCCATAG
- the LOC108245122 gene encoding xanthine dehydrogenase/oxidase-like isoform X1: protein MNDGRIMAADFQFYTNAGCFVDESVLVSEKILLHFDNAYNIPNLRGCSAICRTNLPSNTAFRGFGVPQGLLVVENMINDVAMVLGRPADQIRETNMYRGPSVTPYKLEFSAENLLRCWEECKLKSEFSVRLRAVEQFNQQNRWKKRGISIIPVKYGIAFSGGFLNQAAALVHVYKDGSVLVSHGGTEMGQGIHTKMQQVASRELHIPTTKIYISETSTGAVPNTCPSAASFGTDANGMAVKNACQVLYQRLEPIRLKNPKGSWESWVEEAFLDKISLSATGFFRGPDLYMDWDKMEGQPYSYFTYGVCCSEVELDCLTGDYRAVRTDIVVDIGRSLNPSVDIGQVEGAFMQGLGLYTLEELKFSPSGFLYTRGPSQYKIPAVCDVPLRFNVYLLSDSNNPHAIYSSKGIGEPTLFLGSSVFFAIKDAVAAARSGSGLVGPFPLDSPATPERACLACASPFVQKVPASKSGSFKPWALNI from the exons ATGAACGATGGCAGAATCATGGCTGCAGATTTCCAGTTCTACACCAACGCCGGCTGTTTTGTGGATGAATCTGTGCTG GTTTCTGAGAAGATTCTGCTCCATTTTGACAACGCCTACAACATTCCCAACCTGAGAGGTTGCTCAGCCATCTGTAGGACCAACCTGCCCTCCAACACCGCCTTCAGGGGCTTCGGGGTCCCGCAGGGCCTGCTGGTGGTGGAGAACATGATCAACGATGTGGCCATGGTTCTGGGACGCCCTGCAGACCAG ATTCGAGAGACCAACATGTACAGGGGCCCGTCGGTCACACCCTACAAGTTGGAGTTCAGCGCAGAGAACCTGCTGCGCTGCTGGGAGGAGTGTAAGCTGAAGTCCGAGTTCAGTGTCCGCCTCAGAGCCGTCGAGCAGTTCAACCAGCAGAACCGCTGGAAGAAGAGGGGGATATCCATCATTCCCGTCAAATACGGCATCGCCTTCTCAGGGGGCtttttaaaccag GCTGCAGCTCTGGTCCACGTTTATAAAgacggttctgttctggtcagTCACGGCGGGACGGAGATGGGTCAGGGAATCCACACCAAGATGCAGCAG GTGGCGAGCCGGGAGCTTCACATCCCGACCACAAAGATCTACATCAGTGAAACCAGCACCGGCGCCGTGCCCAACACCTGCCCTTCGGCTGCTTCCTTCGGCACCGACGCCAACGGCATGGCGGTCAAG AACGCCTGTCAGGTTCTGTACCAGCGCCTGGAGCCCATCAGGCTGAAGAACCCCAAAGGATCATGGGAGAGCTGG GTCGAAGAAGCTTTTTTGGATAAGATCAGTTTGTCGGCCACCGGATTCTTCAG GGGTCCGGACCTCTACATGGACTGGGACAAGATGGAGGGCCAGCCTTACTCCTACTTCACGTATGGCGTGTGCTGCTCTGAGGTGGAGCTGGACTGCCTCACAGGAGACTACCGG GCCGTGAGAACCGACATTGTGGTCGACATCGGCAGGAGTCTGAACCCATCTGTGGACATCGGTCAG GTTGAAGGAGCGTTCATGCAGGGTTTGGGTCTCTACACTCTGGAGGAGTTGAAGTTCTCTCCGTCTGGGTTCCTCTACACTCGAGGTCCGTCTCAGTACAAGATCCCGGCGGTTTGCGACGTGCCTCTCCGATTCAACGTCTACCTCCTGTCAGACTCCAACAATCCCCACGCCATCTACTCCTCCAAG GGAATTGGAGAACCCACCCTCTTTCTGGGCAGCTCAGTGTTTTTCGCCATCAAGGACGCCGTGGCGGCGGCTCGCTCGGGTTCTGGTCTGGTTGGCCCGTTTCCTCTCGACAGCCCGGCGACTCCTGAGAGAGCGTGCCTGGCCTGCGCCTCTCCGTTCGTCCAGAAG GTTCCAGCCAGTAAGTCGGGATCATTCAAACCGTGGGCTTTAAACATATAA
- the LOC108245122 gene encoding xanthine dehydrogenase/oxidase-like isoform X2: MNDGRIMAADFQFYTNAGCFVDESVLVSEKILLHFDNAYNIPNLRGCSAICRTNLPSNTAFRGFGVPQGLLVVENMINDVAMVLGRPADQIRETNMYRGPSVTPYKLEFSAENLLRCWEECKLKSEFSVRLRAVEQFNQQNRWKKRGISIIPVKYGIAFSGGFLNQAAALVHVYKDGSVLVSHGGTEMGQGIHTKMQQVASRELHIPTTKIYISETSTGAVPNTCPSAASFGTDANGMAVKNACQVLYQRLEPIRLKNPKGSWESWVEEAFLDKISLSATGFFRGPDLYMDWDKMEGQPYSYFTYGVCCSEVELDCLTGDYRAVRTDIVVDIGRSLNPSVDIGQVEGAFMQGLGLYTLEELKFSPSGFLYTRGPSQYKIPAVCDVPLRFNVYLLSDSNNPHAIYSSKGIGEPTLFLGSSVFFAIKDAVAAARSGSGLVGPFPLDSPATPERACLACASPFVQKVPATPPL, encoded by the exons ATGAACGATGGCAGAATCATGGCTGCAGATTTCCAGTTCTACACCAACGCCGGCTGTTTTGTGGATGAATCTGTGCTG GTTTCTGAGAAGATTCTGCTCCATTTTGACAACGCCTACAACATTCCCAACCTGAGAGGTTGCTCAGCCATCTGTAGGACCAACCTGCCCTCCAACACCGCCTTCAGGGGCTTCGGGGTCCCGCAGGGCCTGCTGGTGGTGGAGAACATGATCAACGATGTGGCCATGGTTCTGGGACGCCCTGCAGACCAG ATTCGAGAGACCAACATGTACAGGGGCCCGTCGGTCACACCCTACAAGTTGGAGTTCAGCGCAGAGAACCTGCTGCGCTGCTGGGAGGAGTGTAAGCTGAAGTCCGAGTTCAGTGTCCGCCTCAGAGCCGTCGAGCAGTTCAACCAGCAGAACCGCTGGAAGAAGAGGGGGATATCCATCATTCCCGTCAAATACGGCATCGCCTTCTCAGGGGGCtttttaaaccag GCTGCAGCTCTGGTCCACGTTTATAAAgacggttctgttctggtcagTCACGGCGGGACGGAGATGGGTCAGGGAATCCACACCAAGATGCAGCAG GTGGCGAGCCGGGAGCTTCACATCCCGACCACAAAGATCTACATCAGTGAAACCAGCACCGGCGCCGTGCCCAACACCTGCCCTTCGGCTGCTTCCTTCGGCACCGACGCCAACGGCATGGCGGTCAAG AACGCCTGTCAGGTTCTGTACCAGCGCCTGGAGCCCATCAGGCTGAAGAACCCCAAAGGATCATGGGAGAGCTGG GTCGAAGAAGCTTTTTTGGATAAGATCAGTTTGTCGGCCACCGGATTCTTCAG GGGTCCGGACCTCTACATGGACTGGGACAAGATGGAGGGCCAGCCTTACTCCTACTTCACGTATGGCGTGTGCTGCTCTGAGGTGGAGCTGGACTGCCTCACAGGAGACTACCGG GCCGTGAGAACCGACATTGTGGTCGACATCGGCAGGAGTCTGAACCCATCTGTGGACATCGGTCAG GTTGAAGGAGCGTTCATGCAGGGTTTGGGTCTCTACACTCTGGAGGAGTTGAAGTTCTCTCCGTCTGGGTTCCTCTACACTCGAGGTCCGTCTCAGTACAAGATCCCGGCGGTTTGCGACGTGCCTCTCCGATTCAACGTCTACCTCCTGTCAGACTCCAACAATCCCCACGCCATCTACTCCTCCAAG GGAATTGGAGAACCCACCCTCTTTCTGGGCAGCTCAGTGTTTTTCGCCATCAAGGACGCCGTGGCGGCGGCTCGCTCGGGTTCTGGTCTGGTTGGCCCGTTTCCTCTCGACAGCCCGGCGACTCCTGAGAGAGCGTGCCTGGCCTGCGCCTCTCCGTTCGTCCAGAAG GTTCCAGCCA CGCCGCCCCTGTAG
- the LOC108245122 gene encoding xanthine dehydrogenase/oxidase-like isoform X3 produces the protein MDGWMDGWVSEKILLHFDNAYNIPNLRGCSAICRTNLPSNTAFRGFGVPQGLLVVENMINDVAMVLGRPADQIRETNMYRGPSVTPYKLEFSAENLLRCWEECKLKSEFSVRLRAVEQFNQQNRWKKRGISIIPVKYGIAFSGGFLNQAAALVHVYKDGSVLVSHGGTEMGQGIHTKMQQVASRELHIPTTKIYISETSTGAVPNTCPSAASFGTDANGMAVKNACQVLYQRLEPIRLKNPKGSWESWVEEAFLDKISLSATGFFRGPDLYMDWDKMEGQPYSYFTYGVCCSEVELDCLTGDYRAVRTDIVVDIGRSLNPSVDIGQVEGAFMQGLGLYTLEELKFSPSGFLYTRGPSQYKIPAVCDVPLRFNVYLLSDSNNPHAIYSSKGIGEPTLFLGSSVFFAIKDAVAAARSGSGLVGPFPLDSPATPERACLACASPFVQKVPASKSGSFKPWALNI, from the exons atggatgggtggatggatggatgg GTTTCTGAGAAGATTCTGCTCCATTTTGACAACGCCTACAACATTCCCAACCTGAGAGGTTGCTCAGCCATCTGTAGGACCAACCTGCCCTCCAACACCGCCTTCAGGGGCTTCGGGGTCCCGCAGGGCCTGCTGGTGGTGGAGAACATGATCAACGATGTGGCCATGGTTCTGGGACGCCCTGCAGACCAG ATTCGAGAGACCAACATGTACAGGGGCCCGTCGGTCACACCCTACAAGTTGGAGTTCAGCGCAGAGAACCTGCTGCGCTGCTGGGAGGAGTGTAAGCTGAAGTCCGAGTTCAGTGTCCGCCTCAGAGCCGTCGAGCAGTTCAACCAGCAGAACCGCTGGAAGAAGAGGGGGATATCCATCATTCCCGTCAAATACGGCATCGCCTTCTCAGGGGGCtttttaaaccag GCTGCAGCTCTGGTCCACGTTTATAAAgacggttctgttctggtcagTCACGGCGGGACGGAGATGGGTCAGGGAATCCACACCAAGATGCAGCAG GTGGCGAGCCGGGAGCTTCACATCCCGACCACAAAGATCTACATCAGTGAAACCAGCACCGGCGCCGTGCCCAACACCTGCCCTTCGGCTGCTTCCTTCGGCACCGACGCCAACGGCATGGCGGTCAAG AACGCCTGTCAGGTTCTGTACCAGCGCCTGGAGCCCATCAGGCTGAAGAACCCCAAAGGATCATGGGAGAGCTGG GTCGAAGAAGCTTTTTTGGATAAGATCAGTTTGTCGGCCACCGGATTCTTCAG GGGTCCGGACCTCTACATGGACTGGGACAAGATGGAGGGCCAGCCTTACTCCTACTTCACGTATGGCGTGTGCTGCTCTGAGGTGGAGCTGGACTGCCTCACAGGAGACTACCGG GCCGTGAGAACCGACATTGTGGTCGACATCGGCAGGAGTCTGAACCCATCTGTGGACATCGGTCAG GTTGAAGGAGCGTTCATGCAGGGTTTGGGTCTCTACACTCTGGAGGAGTTGAAGTTCTCTCCGTCTGGGTTCCTCTACACTCGAGGTCCGTCTCAGTACAAGATCCCGGCGGTTTGCGACGTGCCTCTCCGATTCAACGTCTACCTCCTGTCAGACTCCAACAATCCCCACGCCATCTACTCCTCCAAG GGAATTGGAGAACCCACCCTCTTTCTGGGCAGCTCAGTGTTTTTCGCCATCAAGGACGCCGTGGCGGCGGCTCGCTCGGGTTCTGGTCTGGTTGGCCCGTTTCCTCTCGACAGCCCGGCGACTCCTGAGAGAGCGTGCCTGGCCTGCGCCTCTCCGTTCGTCCAGAAG GTTCCAGCCAGTAAGTCGGGATCATTCAAACCGTGGGCTTTAAACATATAA
- the bzw1a gene encoding basic leucine zipper and W2 domain-containing protein 1-A translates to MNNQKQQKPTLTGQRFKTRKRDEKERFDPTQFQESIVQGLNQTGTDLEAVAKFLDASGAKLDYRRYAETLFDILVAGGMLAPGGTLSDDMTRTEFCLFTAQEDLETMQAYAQVFNKLIRRYKYLEKGFEEEIKKLLLFLKGFTESERNKLAMLTGILLANGSISASILNSLFNENLVKEGVSAAFAVKLFKSWINEKDINSVAGSLRKVGMDNRLMELFPANKRSCEHFSKYFTDAGLKELSDFARNQQSIGARKELQKELQEMMSHGDPLKEIIAFTREEMKKANLSEQAMIGIIWTSVMSCVEWNKKEELVTEQAIKHLKQYSPLLKAFTSQGLSELSLLLKIQEYCYDNIHFMKAFQKIVVLLYKADVLSEEAILKWYNEAHLAKGKSVFLEQMKKFVEWLKNAEEESESDEEEAD, encoded by the exons ATGAATaatcaaaagcagcaaaagccaACGCTTACCGGCCAGCGTTTCAAAACGAGGAAAAGAG ATGAAAAGGAGAGGTTTGACCCTACTCAGTTTCAAGAAAGTATCGTACAAGGCTTGAATCAAACTGGCACTGATTTGGAAGCGGTTGCGAAGTTCCTTGATGCCTCTGGCGCCAAACTCGACTACCGCCGGTATGCAGAGACTCTGTTTGACATCCTGGTGGCCGGCGGGATGCTGG CCCCAGGCGGGACTCTGTCTGACGACATGACCCGCACCGAGTTCTGCCTCTTCACGGCACAAGAAGACCTGGAGACAATGCAAGCGTATGCTCAG gtttttaaCAAGCTGATCAGGCGTTACAAGTACCTGGAGAAGGGTTTCGAAGAGGAGATCAAAAAG ttgctgctgtttctgaaGGGGTTCACTGAGTCTGAGCGCAACAAGCTCGCCATGCTGACCGGCATCCTGCTGGCCAACGGCAGCATATCAGCCTCCATCCTGAACAGCCTCTTCAACGAGAACCTCGTCAAGGAGG GAGTCTCTGCAGCGTTTGCTGTCAAGCTGTTCAAATCTTGGATCAACGAGAAGGACATCAACTCAGTTGCTGGCAGTCTCCGCAAAGTGGGGATGGACAACAGGCTGATG GAACTCTTTCCTGCCAACAAACGGAGCTGCGAGCATTTTTCTAAGTACTTTACCGACGCCGGGCTGAAGGAGCTGTCCGACTTCGCCCGCAACCAGCAATCGATCGGCGCCcggaaggagctgcagaaggagCTCCAGGAGATGATGTCCCACGGCGACCCTCTGAAGGAG ATCATCGCCTTCACCAGGGAGGAGATGAAGAAGGCCAACCTGTCTGAGCAGGCCATGATCGGCATCATCTGGACCAGCGTGATGAGCTGCGTGGAGTGGAACAAGAAGGAAGAGCTGGTGACTGAACAAGCCATCAAACACTTGAAG CAATACAGCCCTCTGCTGAAGGCCTTCACCTCCCAGGGTCTGTCTGAGctcagcctgctgctgaagATCCAGGAGTATTGCTACGACAACATCCACTTCATGAAGGCCTTTCAGAAGATCGTGGTGCTCCTCTACAAAG CTGATGTTTTGAGCGAAGAGGCCATATTGAAGTGGTACAACGAAGCCCACCTTGCCAAGGGGAAGAGTGTTTTCCTCGAGCAGATGAAGAAATTTGTCGAGTGGCTTAAAAACGCAGAGGAAG AGTCAGAATCGGACGAAGAAGAGGCGgactga
- the si:ch211-246m6.4 gene encoding transcription factor 15 gives MKSSSTARTDGFTSDPDSGSDSSDCCSPRGESVQEEEEGEAPGPGAPRRRRRRRGSGGEARLPGVSKQRQAANARERDRTHSVNTAFTALRTLIPTEPADRKLSKIETLRLASSYISHLANVLLLGEDCRDGQPCLRYRDILHGPAAGSAPSLRPICTFCLSNQRRQLRDGGKHSAAV, from the exons ATGAAGTCCAGCAGCACCGCGCGCACCGACGGCTTCACCTCCGACCCGGACAGCGGTTCCGACAGCTCGGACTGCTGCAGCCCGCGGGGGGAGTCcgtgcaggaggaggaggagggggaggccCCCGGTCCCGGCGCTccgaggcggaggaggaggcggcggggGAGCGGCGGAGAGGCGCGTCTGCCCGGCGTCAGCAAACAGCGGCAGGCGGCGAACGCGCGGGAGCGCGACCGAACCCACAGCGTCAACACGGCCTTCACGGCGCTCCGGACCCTCATCCCCACCGAACCCGCGGACCGGAAGCTGTCCAAGATCGAGACGCTGCGCCTGGCCTCCAGCTACATCTCCCACCTGGCCAACGTGCTGCTGCTGGGGGAGGACTGCCGGGACGGGCAGCCCTGCCTCCGGTACCGGGACATCCTGCACGGCCCCGCCGCGGGCAGCGCGCCGTCCCTGCGGCCCATCTGCACCTTCTGCCTCAGCAACCAGAGGAGACAG CTCAGAGACGGAGGGAAACATTCAGCTGCTGTGTGA